One window of the Klebsiella sp. WP3-W18-ESBL-02 genome contains the following:
- a CDS encoding Tn3-like element Tn5403 family transposase, with protein sequence MSRRHIFTERQRAALFDLPTDELSLLKFYTLGDDDLENIRQRRRPENRIGFALQLCALRYPGRALAPGEMIPREVLSFVGAQLGVPADALLTYATRRQTRQQHMDTLREIYGYKTFTGRGARDLREWTFGQAEDARSNEDLAHRFIVRCRETSTILPAVSTIERLCADALVAAERRIETRIAENLTADVRDHLDKLLSEMLAGNISRFIWLRNFEVGNNSAAANRLLDRLEFLRTLNINHSALASIPAHRIARLRRQGERYFTDGLRDITSDRRWAILAVCVVEWEAAIADAIVETHDRIVGKTWREAKRQHDETISGSKATLTDTIRTFTALGASLLEARSDGTPLEMAVASSVAWDRLAQLVATGTQLSNTLADEPLAYVGQGYHRFRRYAPRMLRCLKLEAAPVAGPLVAAALSIGEMKGVASPERRFLRPSSKWNRHLRAQEKGDTRLWEVAVLFHLRDAFRSGDVWLAHSRRYGDLKQVLVPMIAAQENAKLAVPSNPQDWLADRKARLTIALKRLARAARNGTIPHGSIEDGTLRIDRLTADVPDGAEALILDLYRRMPSVRITDMLLEVDAALGFTDAFTHLRTGAPCRDRIGLLNVLLAEGLNLGLRKMAEATNTHDYWQLSRLARWHVESEAMNQALAIVVAAQGKLPMSRVWGMGTSASSDGQFFPTARHGEAMNMVNAKYGSVPGLKAYTHVSDQFAPFACQSIPATVSEAPYILDGLLMNEVGRHVREQYADTAGFTDHLFGASSLLGYNLVLRIRDLPSKRLYVFNPDTTPRELRKLVGGKAREDLIVANWPDIFRCAATMTAGKIRPSQLLRKLASYPRQNNLAVALREVGRIERTLFIIEWILDTDMQRRAQIGLNKGEAHHALKNALRIGRQGEIRDRTTEGQHYRIAGLNLLTAVIIYWNTVHLGHAVTERRNEGLDVPPEFLPHISPLGWAHILLTGEYLWPKEPKA encoded by the coding sequence ATGTCACGACGCCATATTTTCACCGAACGGCAGCGAGCAGCGCTGTTCGATCTGCCCACGGACGAACTGTCGCTACTGAAGTTCTACACGCTGGGCGATGATGACCTGGAAAACATTAGGCAGCGCCGCAGACCGGAAAACAGGATTGGCTTTGCCCTGCAACTTTGTGCCTTACGATATCCGGGCCGTGCACTGGCTCCTGGTGAGATGATCCCGCGTGAAGTCCTTTCCTTCGTCGGTGCTCAGCTTGGAGTTCCGGCTGATGCGCTTCTCACTTATGCCACACGGCGCCAAACCCGTCAGCAGCACATGGACACGCTGCGCGAAATTTACGGCTACAAGACCTTCACGGGCCGTGGTGCCCGTGATCTGCGTGAGTGGACTTTCGGCCAGGCCGAAGATGCCAGATCAAACGAGGATCTTGCTCATCGTTTTATTGTGCGGTGTCGGGAAACTTCCACCATTCTGCCCGCAGTATCGACAATCGAGCGCTTGTGCGCGGATGCTCTGGTCGCCGCTGAGCGGCGGATTGAAACGCGGATTGCGGAAAATTTAACAGCGGATGTTCGCGATCACCTGGACAAACTTCTGAGTGAAATGCTCGCCGGCAATATCAGTCGTTTCATCTGGCTTCGCAACTTCGAGGTTGGTAACAACTCGGCTGCTGCTAACCGTTTGCTCGACAGGCTCGAATTTCTGCGTACCCTGAATATCAATCATAGTGCTTTGGCCAGCATACCTGCCCATCGCATTGCCCGGCTGCGTCGGCAGGGTGAACGCTACTTCACCGACGGTTTGCGTGACATCACTTCGGACCGCCGCTGGGCGATCCTTGCCGTCTGTGTTGTGGAGTGGGAAGCGGCGATTGCTGATGCCATAGTCGAAACCCATGACAGGATCGTAGGAAAAACCTGGCGGGAAGCGAAGCGCCAGCATGACGAAACAATTTCCGGCTCTAAAGCCACACTCACGGATACGATCCGTACCTTCACCGCGCTGGGAGCTTCGTTGCTTGAGGCCCGCAGTGACGGAACCCCGCTGGAGATGGCTGTCGCCAGTTCGGTTGCATGGGACCGGCTCGCTCAACTGGTAGCGACAGGGACTCAACTCAGCAACACGCTAGCCGATGAGCCTCTTGCATATGTCGGGCAGGGATACCATCGCTTTCGTCGTTATGCGCCCCGCATGTTGCGCTGTCTGAAGCTCGAAGCCGCGCCGGTCGCCGGACCATTGGTAGCAGCAGCTTTGTCGATCGGAGAGATGAAAGGTGTTGCATCGCCAGAAAGGCGTTTCCTGCGGCCCAGCTCCAAATGGAACCGTCATTTACGAGCTCAGGAAAAAGGAGATACCCGTCTTTGGGAAGTGGCGGTACTCTTTCACCTCCGGGATGCTTTTCGTTCCGGAGATGTCTGGCTCGCTCATTCGCGCCGCTATGGTGACCTCAAGCAGGTACTGGTGCCGATGATCGCGGCGCAGGAAAATGCAAAACTGGCCGTGCCTTCCAACCCACAGGATTGGCTGGCAGACAGAAAGGCGCGACTCACGATCGCTCTTAAGCGGCTGGCCCGGGCTGCCCGTAACGGCACTATTCCGCACGGTAGCATAGAAGATGGAACGTTGCGGATCGACAGGTTGACAGCAGACGTGCCGGATGGTGCCGAGGCACTCATACTGGATCTGTATCGCCGAATGCCGTCCGTTCGGATTACCGACATGCTGCTTGAAGTTGATGCAGCCCTTGGTTTCACAGATGCGTTTACCCATCTGAGAACCGGGGCTCCATGTCGCGACCGGATCGGTCTGCTCAACGTCCTGCTCGCTGAAGGGCTCAATCTGGGCCTGCGTAAGATGGCGGAAGCTACAAACACGCATGATTACTGGCAGCTCTCACGCCTTGCCCGCTGGCATGTTGAAAGCGAAGCCATGAACCAGGCATTGGCAATTGTGGTGGCCGCGCAGGGTAAACTGCCGATGTCACGCGTCTGGGGGATGGGCACGTCAGCATCGAGCGATGGTCAGTTTTTCCCGACAGCGCGGCATGGCGAAGCCATGAACATGGTCAATGCCAAATATGGTTCTGTTCCCGGCCTCAAAGCGTATACTCACGTAAGCGACCAGTTCGCGCCATTCGCTTGTCAGTCGATCCCGGCGACCGTGAGCGAGGCACCGTATATTCTCGATGGACTACTGATGAACGAGGTCGGTCGCCATGTTCGCGAACAGTATGCCGATACAGCAGGATTCACCGACCATTTGTTCGGAGCCAGTAGCCTGCTCGGCTACAATCTCGTTCTGCGAATCAGGGATCTGCCATCGAAGCGGTTGTACGTATTTAATCCCGATACGACCCCCAGGGAGTTACGCAAGTTGGTAGGTGGAAAAGCCCGGGAGGATCTTATCGTTGCGAACTGGCCTGATATTTTCCGTTGTGCCGCGACGATGACCGCTGGCAAAATCAGGCCCAGCCAACTCCTGCGCAAGCTCGCTTCTTACCCACGACAAAACAACCTTGCAGTTGCGCTTCGTGAAGTTGGTCGTATTGAACGGACCCTTTTCATTATTGAGTGGATCCTGGATACGGACATGCAGCGGCGTGCTCAGATCGGTCTTAAC
- a CDS encoding recombinase family protein — protein sequence MGHRAAIYCRVSTADQSCERQEFDLRAFAGRAGYDVVGIFKETGSGTKLDRAERKKVLALAQSRQIDAILVTELSRWGRSTLDLLNTLRELENWKVSVIAMNGMAFDLSSPYGRMLATFLSGIAEFERDLISERVKSGLAVAKARGKRLGRQAGVRPKSDRLLPKVVAMRAEGRSYRWIARELGISKNTVADIVQRHRANA from the coding sequence TTGGGACATCGTGCCGCCATTTACTGCCGGGTTTCAACAGCGGATCAGTCTTGTGAACGCCAGGAATTTGATCTGCGAGCCTTCGCCGGCCGTGCCGGCTACGACGTGGTGGGAATATTTAAGGAAACAGGTTCAGGAACTAAACTCGACCGGGCCGAGCGAAAGAAAGTCCTGGCGCTTGCCCAGTCCAGACAAATTGATGCAATCCTGGTCACTGAGCTTTCCCGGTGGGGGCGCTCGACGCTCGATCTGCTCAATACGCTACGTGAACTGGAGAACTGGAAGGTTTCCGTGATAGCCATGAATGGAATGGCGTTCGATCTTTCGTCGCCGTATGGACGAATGCTGGCGACGTTTCTTTCCGGCATTGCGGAGTTTGAGCGGGATCTCATCAGCGAGCGGGTCAAGTCAGGCCTTGCTGTTGCGAAGGCACGTGGTAAGAGGCTTGGTCGTCAGGCCGGAGTGCGACCAAAATCAGACCGACTTTTGCCTAAGGTGGTTGCGATGAGGGCCGAGGGACGCAGCTATCGCTGGATCGCACGCGAGCTCGGTATCAGCAAGAATACCGTCGCTGACATCGTGCAACGACACAGAGCTAACGCTTAG
- a CDS encoding DUF2955 domain-containing protein encodes MSINTLAQVFTPHGNIVYTANDFRQTLRISFAGMLALSISSFFDTQYGVFYVVYPLLLTALVPVFNRHVAKQFIFSASLNCIEMVLIIGYLSQWPVIMTAVVFALYVMRFRFMSKGPLFLFGSMGVVCQSVMLNFMSYPTANWHTLLFSNIEASVLAVALSALMHYLIPDAEPRTPPPLIEKDAARVRHESLLSGSVATIIFIVFQVSDLSDSLSALMAGILILFPMHYRGAVISSIWRVVGVVLACLYILVVQLILYDHSSHMLLMMPLIGLGLAFSARLHVMEKVGAGVGFASITTIGIMFGQNLQPDGDLVFSDLYRATSVTISLLATLTMVFILHRLLNCFAPTRFIVK; translated from the coding sequence ATGTCTATTAACACCCTCGCGCAGGTCTTTACCCCTCACGGTAATATCGTCTATACGGCGAACGATTTCCGTCAGACCTTGCGCATTTCTTTTGCCGGGATGCTGGCGCTGAGTATTTCGAGCTTCTTTGATACCCAGTACGGCGTTTTCTATGTGGTTTATCCGCTGCTGCTTACTGCGCTGGTGCCGGTGTTCAACCGTCACGTCGCCAAACAGTTTATCTTCAGCGCCTCGCTGAACTGCATCGAAATGGTGCTGATCATCGGCTATTTAAGCCAATGGCCGGTGATTATGACGGCCGTTGTGTTCGCGCTGTACGTGATGCGTTTTCGCTTTATGAGTAAAGGGCCGCTGTTCTTGTTTGGCTCGATGGGCGTGGTTTGCCAGAGCGTGATGCTCAACTTTATGAGCTACCCGACGGCCAACTGGCACACGCTGCTGTTTTCGAATATCGAGGCCAGCGTGTTGGCGGTGGCGCTGAGTGCGTTAATGCACTACCTGATCCCGGACGCAGAACCGCGTACGCCGCCGCCGCTGATTGAAAAAGACGCCGCTCGGGTGCGCCATGAATCGCTGCTTTCCGGCAGCGTGGCGACGATTATCTTTATCGTCTTCCAGGTCAGCGACCTGAGCGACTCGCTGTCGGCGCTGATGGCGGGGATCTTGATCCTCTTCCCGATGCACTATCGCGGCGCGGTGATCAGCTCCATCTGGCGCGTGGTCGGCGTGGTGCTGGCCTGCCTGTACATTCTGGTGGTGCAGCTGATCCTCTACGATCACAGCAGCCATATGCTGCTGATGATGCCGCTGATCGGCCTGGGGCTGGCCTTCAGCGCGCGGCTGCACGTGATGGAGAAGGTGGGCGCCGGCGTCGGTTTTGCCAGCATCACCACCATTGGCATTATGTTCGGCCAGAATCTCCAGCCGGATGGCGACCTGGTGTTCAGCGACCTGTATCGCGCTACGTCGGTGACAATTTCCCTGCTGGCGACGCTGACGATGGTGTTTATTCTGCACCGGCTGCTCAACTGTTTCGCCCCAACGCGCTTTATTGTGAAGTAG
- a CDS encoding HlyD family secretion protein, which translates to MMTPEQKFARWVRVSIASFLLMFAYFIVADIWIPLTPDSTVMRVVTPVSSRVSGYVSQVYVHNNSAVKKGDLLYELDPTPFQNKVDSAALALAQAKLSNQQLDAQIAAAEANLKTAQLTARNDRVTYDRYQSLSRMQNVSQADLDKVRTTWQTSEQSVSALRASIHNLQIQRGERDDGHNVTLRQYQTALREAQLNLDWTKIRAEADGTVSNLQLSPGLYASAGSAVMAVVNQNTDIVADFREKSLRHTRQGTDAAVVFDALPGQVFRARVTSSDAGILAGQEAVNGELSQPEQSTRWVRDAQRMRIHVALDAPLEKTLPTGARATVQLYNSEGTFARFFSGLQIHLVSWLHYVY; encoded by the coding sequence ATGATGACGCCAGAACAGAAGTTTGCCCGCTGGGTAAGGGTGAGTATTGCCTCTTTCCTGCTCATGTTTGCCTATTTTATCGTTGCCGATATCTGGATCCCGCTGACGCCGGACTCCACGGTAATGCGCGTGGTGACGCCCGTTTCGTCACGCGTTTCCGGCTACGTCTCGCAAGTTTATGTGCACAATAATAGCGCGGTAAAAAAGGGCGATCTGCTGTATGAGCTGGACCCGACGCCGTTCCAGAATAAAGTGGATTCCGCCGCGCTAGCGCTGGCTCAGGCGAAGCTGAGCAACCAGCAGCTGGATGCGCAGATTGCTGCCGCCGAGGCCAACCTGAAAACCGCGCAGCTGACCGCGCGCAACGATCGGGTGACCTACGATCGCTACCAAAGCCTGAGCCGCATGCAGAATGTCTCTCAGGCGGATCTTGATAAAGTGCGCACCACCTGGCAGACCAGCGAGCAGTCGGTGAGCGCGCTGCGTGCCTCAATCCATAACCTGCAAATTCAGCGCGGCGAGCGCGATGATGGACATAACGTCACGCTTCGGCAGTACCAGACGGCGCTGCGGGAAGCGCAGCTCAACCTCGACTGGACCAAAATCCGCGCCGAAGCGGACGGTACCGTCAGTAACCTCCAGCTCAGCCCAGGCCTTTATGCCTCGGCGGGCAGCGCGGTGATGGCGGTGGTGAATCAGAACACCGATATCGTGGCCGACTTCCGCGAAAAAAGCCTGCGCCATACGCGCCAGGGAACGGATGCGGCGGTGGTGTTTGATGCCTTACCGGGCCAGGTTTTCCGGGCGCGGGTGACCAGCAGCGACGCCGGGATCCTCGCCGGTCAGGAAGCGGTGAACGGCGAGCTATCGCAGCCTGAGCAGTCCACCCGCTGGGTGCGCGACGCGCAGCGTATGCGCATTCACGTGGCGCTGGACGCGCCGCTGGAAAAAACGTTGCCGACCGGCGCGCGCGCCACCGTCCAGCTGTACAACAGCGAAGGCACATTTGCCCGTTTCTTCTCCGGCCTGCAAATCCATCTTGTCAGCTGGCTGCACTATGTCTATTAA
- a CDS encoding MarR family transcriptional regulator produces MTEDELFARRPMGMRMAMVVRQWRSIIDHAITDTGLTQSSWTVLMQLLQLGDNVSVSELAEVQGIELPPLMRTLTLLEQQGYLLRTVSPYDKRIRLLTLTDEGRSVLQTLNQVIEVFQARVSTGIPAADIVKFSDTLNQIACNLRNIREENNKID; encoded by the coding sequence ATGACTGAAGATGAACTGTTTGCCCGCCGCCCGATGGGGATGCGGATGGCGATGGTCGTGCGCCAGTGGCGTTCGATTATCGATCATGCCATCACCGATACCGGCCTGACCCAGTCAAGCTGGACGGTGCTGATGCAGCTGCTCCAGCTTGGCGATAATGTCTCTGTGAGCGAGCTGGCGGAAGTGCAGGGTATTGAACTGCCGCCGCTAATGCGCACGCTGACGTTACTTGAGCAACAGGGCTACCTGCTGCGCACCGTCTCGCCGTACGACAAACGCATTCGCCTGCTGACGCTCACCGACGAAGGTCGGTCAGTGCTCCAGACGCTAAACCAGGTGATTGAAGTCTTCCAGGCCCGCGTGTCCACCGGTATTCCTGCCGCCGACATCGTGAAGTTTAGCGACACTTTGAATCAAATAGCCTGCAATCTGCGGAATATCCGCGAAGAAAATAATAAAATCGATTAA
- a CDS encoding YebF family protein, giving the protein MTALFCSLLTAGITGIFIVNDVFPDTASVCRLDFSRKALLRVKEDYLRGRFPHWYREKSTLGTLTPELIFGEVTIEDDEYRVPFVAKGPLAKLARIGFVDCKTMDVEYIAGK; this is encoded by the coding sequence GTGACTGCACTATTTTGTAGCCTGCTGACCGCGGGCATCACCGGTATATTTATTGTTAACGACGTTTTCCCTGACACCGCTTCCGTGTGCCGCCTCGATTTTTCCCGCAAAGCGCTTTTACGCGTTAAAGAGGATTACCTGCGCGGCCGCTTTCCCCACTGGTATCGAGAAAAAAGTACGCTCGGTACGCTCACGCCTGAGCTGATCTTCGGCGAAGTCACCATTGAAGATGACGAGTATCGCGTGCCGTTCGTGGCCAAAGGACCGCTGGCAAAGCTGGCGCGTATTGGTTTTGTCGACTGCAAAACGATGGACGTCGAATATATCGCCGGAAAGTAG
- the trpS gene encoding tryptophan--tRNA ligase codes for MNNTSHILLTGDRPTGQLHLGHYVGSLRQRVQLQHQYQQFILIADLQGLTDNGSNPQKISHHILEVMADYLAVGIDPQLTTVCLQSALPALAELTALYMNIVTVARVERNPTVKNEIAQKGFSRALPVGFMAYPISQAADITAFNADLVPVGDDQLPMIEQTNEIVHKMNSLTAEPVLRHCKALLSEVSRLPGIDGGAKMSKSLGNTLTLSASEAEIHHAVSAMFTDPNHLRVADPGQIEGNVVFTYLDAFHPDKALVASMKAHYQRGGLGDRQCKNELEACLQTLLAPIRERRATFIQDKAMLLELLRQGSERAHEVTQRTLHAVKRGLGLPILF; via the coding sequence ATGAACAACACCTCACATATTCTGCTTACCGGCGACCGTCCTACCGGCCAGCTGCACCTGGGGCACTATGTCGGCTCTTTACGCCAGCGTGTGCAGCTTCAGCATCAATATCAACAGTTTATTTTGATCGCAGATTTACAAGGGCTGACCGATAACGGCAGCAACCCGCAGAAAATCAGCCATCATATTCTGGAAGTTATGGCCGACTATCTGGCGGTGGGTATTGATCCCCAGCTCACCACCGTGTGCCTGCAATCGGCGCTGCCCGCGCTGGCTGAACTGACCGCGTTGTACATGAATATCGTCACCGTCGCCCGGGTAGAGCGCAACCCGACCGTGAAAAATGAAATTGCACAGAAGGGCTTTTCGCGCGCGCTGCCGGTAGGCTTTATGGCCTACCCCATCAGCCAGGCGGCCGACATCACCGCCTTCAACGCAGATCTGGTGCCGGTCGGCGACGATCAGCTGCCGATGATCGAGCAGACCAACGAAATCGTGCACAAAATGAATAGCCTGACCGCCGAACCGGTGCTACGTCACTGTAAGGCGCTGCTCAGCGAGGTGAGCCGCCTGCCGGGTATCGACGGCGGCGCAAAAATGTCGAAATCACTCGGCAATACGCTGACGCTTTCCGCCAGCGAAGCGGAAATCCATCACGCGGTCAGCGCCATGTTTACCGATCCCAACCACCTGCGCGTTGCCGACCCGGGGCAAATTGAGGGGAACGTGGTCTTTACCTATCTTGATGCCTTCCATCCCGATAAAGCGCTGGTCGCCAGCATGAAGGCGCATTACCAGCGTGGTGGGCTGGGCGACAGGCAGTGTAAAAACGAGCTGGAAGCCTGCCTACAGACGCTACTGGCCCCGATCCGCGAACGTCGTGCGACCTTCATTCAGGATAAAGCGATGCTGCTGGAGCTGCTACGCCAGGGCAGCGAGCGGGCGCATGAAGTCACACAGCGAACGCTGCATGCGGTGAAACGCGGTCTGGGGCTGCCCATTCTGTTCTGA
- a CDS encoding HlyD family secretion protein: MDKFKRHWAWYIIGFAVAIAAVSWWMLRPPGLPDGFASSNGRIEATEVDIATKTAGRIETIVVKEGQFVRQGEVLAKMDTRVLNEQRLEAVAQIKEAQSAVAAAKALLDQRQSEMRASEAVVKQRQAELDSTSKRHARSSTLSQRGAVSAQQLDDDRAAAESGRAALESARAQVSAAKAAIEAARTSIIQAQTRVEAAQATERRIMADIDDSTLKAPRDGRIQYRVAEPGEVLAAGGRVLNMVDLSDVYMTFFLPTEQAGLLAVGSEVRLILDAAPDLVVPANISFVASVAQFTPKTVETSDERLKLMFRVKARIPPELLAEHLEYVKTGLPGMAYVRLDNQQPWPATLMVRLPQ, encoded by the coding sequence ATGGACAAATTCAAGCGGCATTGGGCCTGGTATATCATCGGTTTCGCGGTGGCAATCGCCGCCGTTTCATGGTGGATGCTGCGTCCACCGGGGCTACCGGACGGTTTCGCCAGCAGTAACGGCAGAATAGAAGCCACTGAAGTGGATATCGCCACCAAAACCGCTGGTCGCATTGAGACGATAGTGGTCAAAGAGGGACAGTTTGTCCGCCAGGGCGAGGTGCTGGCGAAGATGGACACCCGGGTTCTGAACGAACAACGGCTGGAGGCCGTAGCGCAAATCAAAGAGGCGCAAAGCGCCGTCGCTGCCGCAAAAGCCTTGCTCGACCAGCGACAAAGCGAAATGCGTGCCAGCGAAGCGGTGGTGAAACAGCGCCAGGCCGAGCTTGATTCCACGTCGAAACGCCACGCCCGCTCCAGCACGCTATCCCAACGTGGCGCGGTTTCAGCCCAGCAGTTGGATGATGACCGAGCCGCCGCCGAAAGCGGACGCGCCGCGCTCGAGTCTGCACGCGCGCAGGTTTCCGCCGCCAAAGCAGCCATTGAAGCCGCGCGAACCAGCATTATTCAGGCACAGACCCGCGTGGAAGCAGCTCAGGCCACCGAACGACGTATCATGGCCGATATTGATGACAGCACGCTGAAAGCCCCGCGCGACGGCCGCATTCAGTATCGCGTCGCCGAACCGGGCGAGGTGCTGGCCGCCGGTGGACGGGTGCTGAATATGGTCGACCTCTCCGATGTCTACATGACCTTCTTCCTGCCGACCGAGCAGGCTGGCCTGCTGGCGGTGGGCAGTGAAGTACGCCTGATCCTCGATGCCGCGCCGGATCTGGTGGTTCCCGCCAATATTAGCTTTGTCGCGAGCGTGGCCCAGTTCACGCCCAAAACCGTGGAAACCAGCGACGAACGGCTCAAACTTATGTTCCGCGTAAAAGCGCGCATTCCACCCGAGCTGCTGGCTGAACACCTGGAATACGTTAAAACCGGTCTGCCAGGCATGGCCTACGTCAGGCTGGATAACCAGCAGCCCTGGCCGGCAACGCTGATGGTGAGGCTGCCGCAATGA